From the Oncorhynchus nerka isolate Pitt River linkage group LG28, Oner_Uvic_2.0, whole genome shotgun sequence genome, one window contains:
- the LOC135565520 gene encoding elastin-like produces the protein MDADSRVTGLGMEADSGVTGLGMEAHSGVTGLGMEADSGITGLGMEADSGVTGLGMEADSGVTGLGMEANSGVTGLGMEAHSGVTGLGMEADSGVTGLGMEANSGVTGLGMEADSGVTGLGMEADSGVTGLGMEANSGVTGLGMEAHSGVTGLGMEADSGVTGLGMEANSGVTGLGMEADSGVTGLGMEADSGVTGLGMDADSGVTGLGMEADSGVTGLGMEVDSGVTGLGMEADSGVTGLGMEADSGVTGLGMEVDSGVTGLGMEVDSGVTGLGMEADSGVMGLSMDADSGVTGLGMEADSGVTGLGMEVDSGFTGLGMEVDSGVTGLGMEVDSGVTGLGMEADSGVTGLGMEADSGVTGLGMEVDSGVTGLGMEVDSGVTGLGMEVDSGVTGLGMEVDSGVTGLGMEVDSGVTGLGIEADSGVTGLGMEVDSGVTGLGMEVDSGVTGLGMEADSGVTGLGMEADSGVTGLGMEVDSGVTGLGMEVDSGVTGLGMEVDSGVTGLGMEVDSGVTGLGMEVDSGVTGLGMEADSGVTGLGMEADSGFTGLGMEANSGVTAPEHQQIITV, from the coding sequence ATGGAtgcagacagtagagtcacaggCTTGGGTATGGAGGCAGACAGTGGGGTCACAGGCTTGGGTATGGAGGCACACAGTGGAGTCACAGGCTTGGGTATGGAGGCAGACAGTGGGATCACAGGTTTGGGTATGGAGGCAGACAGTGGGGTCACAGGCTTGGGTATGGAGGCAGACAGTGGGGTCACAGGCTTGGGTATGGAGGCAAACAGTGGGGTCACAGGCTTGGGTATGGAGGCACACAGTGGGGTCACAGGCTTGGGTATGGAGGCAGACAGTGGAGTCACAGGCTTGGGTATGGAGGCAAACAGTGGGGTCACGGGCTTGGGTATGGAGGCAGACAGTGGGGTCACAGGCTTGGGTATGGAGGCAGACAGTGGGGTCACAGGCTTGGGTATGGAGGCAAACAGTGGGGTCACAGGCTTGGGTATGGAGGCACACAGTGGGGTCACAGGCTTGGGTATGGAGGCAGACAGTGGAGTCACAGGCTTGGGTATGGAGGCAAACAGTGGGGTCACGGGCTTGGGTATGGAGGCAGACAGTGGGGTCACAGGCTTGGGTATGGAGGCAGACAGTGGGGTCACAGGCTTGGGTATGGATGCAGACAGTGGGGTCACAGGCTTGGGTATGGAGGCAGACAGTGGGGTCACAGGCTTGGGTATGGAGGTAGACAGTGGGGTCACGGGCTTGGGTATGGAGGCAGACAGTGGGGTCACGGGCTTGGGTATGGAGGCAGACAGTGGGGTCACGGGCTTGGGTATGGAGGTAGACAGTGGGGTCACGGGCTTGGGTATGGAGGTAGACAGTGGAGTCACGGGCTTGGGTATGGAGGCAGACAGTGGGGTCATGGGCTTGAGTATGGATGCAGACAGTGGGGTCACAGGCTTGGGTATGGAGGCAGACAGTGGGGTCACAGGCTTGGGTATGGAGGTAGACAGTGGGTTCACGGGCTTGGGTATGGAGGTAGACAGTGGGGTCACGGGCTTGGGTATGGAGGTAGACAGTGGGGTCACGGGCTTGGGTATGGAGGCAGACAGTGGGGTCACGGGCTTGGGTATGGAGGCAGACAGTGGGGTCACGGGCTTGGGTATGGAGGTAGACAGTGGGGTCACGGGCTTGGGTATGGAGGTAGACAGTGGGGTCACGGGCTTGGGTATGGAGGTAGACAGTGGGGTCACGGGCTTGGGTATGGAGGTAGACAGTGGGGTCACGGGCTTGGGTATGGAGGTAGACAGTGGGGTCACGGGCTTGGGTATAGAGGCAGACAGTGGGGTCACGGGCTTGGGTATGGAGGTAGACAGTGGGGTCACGGGCTTGGGTATGGAGGTAGACAGTGGGGTCACGGGCTTGGGTATGGAGGCAGACAGTGGGGTCACGGGCTTGGGTATGGAGGCAGACAGTGGGGTCACGGGCTTGGGTATGGAGGTAGACAGTGGGGTCACGGGCTTGGGTATGGAGGTAGACAGTGGGGTCACGGGCTTGGGTATGGAGGTAGACAGTGGGGTCACGGGCTTGGGTATGGAGGTAGACAGTGGGGTCACGGGCTTGGGTATGGAGGTAGACAGTGGGGTCACGGGCTTGGGTATGGAGGCAGACAGTGGGGTCACGGGCTTGGGTATGGAGGCAGACAGTGGGTTCACAGGCTTGGGTATGGAAGCAAACAGTGGAGTCACGGCTCCAGAGCATCAACAAATCATCACAGTGTAA